Proteins from a single region of Belliella baltica DSM 15883:
- a CDS encoding family 78 glycoside hydrolase catalytic domain — MNKFTLDHLYFVFLAFLVFGCKSEPPQTNLQNLIADSPQLIGKKEYLNSPFVAAGDRVYMVGHQNGTFPDLGWHVEGEMGGIWNHPIKLMDGFTNSVQIDGSSYCLDRADQFVNFPFGNKHVFESTIPDLEISRFQFVPDAIEGVIIEYTFTNKSDQKQTFDFNFSGYTDLMPAWLGERVGMIDDVDNLVFDEIRQAWRGKDQSNEWYVLFGSNEIAIQSEAADPNCNYTSQGKGTSANLQYKISLKSKEEKTVKVFIAGSYTSQQNVEKTYDLLAQHYETYLKDKIKHYGRIASMSKLTIPDKELQEAFEWVKYNTEWLVRDVPEVGRGLGAGMPDYPWWFGVDNEYTLKGAIATGRKDLVYRTIELIHKLSESNGNGQVIHEVSTNGVIFNPGNINETPQFASLIWWVYQWTGDKEFLEKYYPFIKKGLKWLMEEKDKDGNLFPDGYGMMEIHGLESEMIDVAVYTQKAFADAAKMAKVIGDAEQSESYQQTADQLKRKINEEFWVEEFSSYADFIGTTAEAMKLIDAAIVRADTLNKPWAVEELRATKRKLSTYPRNKKQGFVLFHNWVVNTPMEMGIAEEEKAIKALDKGSKFVNPFGVFVTGIDRDEVSESEDGKFEGSKVFSYTGAVMTLPTGVQGIAENNYGRPDQALDYLKRMTRSFGFALPGSIYEVSPDYGMMAQAWNLYSYAVPIVTQFFGIKPDVEKKVIHIKPQMPSAWNEAKIENVIISDNSISMKFKKEGNEIKIEVTQENSDWEIHLDPLFYKIKSLKIDNTKFDSVEKGTYSSKGKSIIYTLEL, encoded by the coding sequence ATGAATAAATTCACCCTAGATCACCTCTACTTTGTTTTTTTAGCCTTTCTTGTTTTTGGATGCAAATCTGAACCTCCCCAAACTAATTTACAAAATCTTATCGCTGATAGTCCTCAGTTGATTGGAAAAAAAGAATATCTCAACTCTCCTTTTGTTGCAGCAGGTGATCGTGTCTATATGGTAGGGCATCAAAATGGAACTTTCCCGGATTTAGGATGGCATGTCGAAGGTGAAATGGGGGGGATTTGGAATCATCCTATCAAATTGATGGATGGATTTACAAACTCGGTCCAAATAGACGGAAGTTCTTATTGTCTAGATCGCGCTGATCAGTTTGTTAATTTCCCATTTGGAAACAAGCATGTCTTTGAATCAACCATCCCAGATTTAGAAATCTCAAGGTTTCAATTTGTTCCTGATGCGATAGAAGGTGTCATCATAGAATACACTTTTACCAATAAGAGTGATCAAAAGCAGACTTTTGATTTTAATTTTTCGGGCTATACTGATTTGATGCCGGCATGGCTAGGTGAAAGAGTGGGGATGATTGATGATGTGGATAACTTAGTTTTTGATGAAATTAGGCAAGCTTGGCGGGGAAAAGATCAATCCAATGAATGGTACGTACTTTTTGGTTCAAATGAAATAGCAATACAATCAGAAGCGGCTGATCCAAACTGTAACTACACATCACAGGGAAAAGGAACTTCTGCCAATCTACAATACAAAATATCCTTAAAATCGAAAGAAGAAAAGACAGTCAAGGTTTTCATAGCGGGTTCTTATACTTCTCAGCAAAATGTTGAAAAAACCTATGATCTTTTGGCGCAACACTATGAAACTTACTTGAAGGACAAAATCAAGCATTATGGAAGAATCGCTTCCATGTCAAAGTTAACTATTCCCGATAAGGAATTGCAGGAAGCTTTTGAATGGGTGAAATATAACACCGAGTGGCTGGTGAGAGATGTGCCTGAAGTAGGTCGAGGGCTTGGCGCGGGGATGCCGGATTATCCTTGGTGGTTTGGTGTGGACAATGAATACACATTAAAAGGGGCTATAGCTACAGGAAGAAAGGATTTGGTATATCGCACTATTGAACTTATCCACAAACTCTCTGAATCTAACGGCAATGGTCAGGTTATCCATGAAGTCAGTACAAATGGTGTGATTTTCAATCCAGGAAACATCAATGAAACGCCACAGTTTGCCTCTCTGATATGGTGGGTCTATCAATGGACTGGAGATAAAGAGTTTTTAGAAAAATATTATCCCTTTATCAAGAAAGGTCTAAAATGGCTGATGGAAGAAAAGGACAAAGATGGAAATCTCTTTCCTGATGGTTATGGCATGATGGAAATTCACGGATTAGAATCCGAGATGATAGATGTGGCTGTTTACACTCAAAAAGCATTTGCTGATGCAGCAAAAATGGCTAAAGTGATAGGTGATGCAGAACAATCCGAAAGTTATCAACAAACAGCTGACCAGCTAAAAAGGAAAATAAACGAAGAATTTTGGGTTGAAGAATTCAGTTCGTATGCCGATTTTATTGGAACTACAGCCGAAGCTATGAAATTGATCGATGCTGCAATTGTAAGAGCTGATACCTTAAATAAACCTTGGGCTGTCGAAGAATTAAGAGCAACTAAAAGGAAGTTATCCACATACCCTAGAAATAAAAAGCAAGGCTTCGTCCTTTTTCACAACTGGGTTGTCAACACACCTATGGAAATGGGAATTGCTGAAGAAGAAAAAGCCATCAAAGCTTTAGATAAAGGGAGCAAGTTTGTGAATCCTTTTGGCGTATTTGTCACAGGAATAGATAGAGACGAGGTTTCTGAATCTGAGGATGGGAAGTTTGAAGGCAGCAAGGTTTTCTCTTATACAGGCGCAGTGATGACTTTGCCAACGGGTGTACAAGGTATCGCTGAGAACAATTACGGAAGACCCGATCAGGCCTTAGACTATTTGAAGCGGATGACCCGCTCCTTTGGCTTTGCCTTACCAGGCTCGATCTACGAAGTCTCACCTGACTATGGAATGATGGCACAAGCATGGAATTTGTATAGCTATGCCGTACCAATCGTAACACAGTTTTTCGGGATCAAACCTGATGTGGAAAAGAAAGTTATCCACATCAAACCTCAAATGCCAAGTGCTTGGAATGAAGCCAAGATCGAAAATGTGATCATATCCGACAACAGTATTTCTATGAAATTCAAAAAGGAGGGAAATGAAATTAAGATAGAAGTCACACAAGAAAATAGCGACTGGGAAATACACCTTGATCCTTTATTTTACAAAATAAAATCATTAAAAATAGATAATACTAAATTTGATTCTGTAGAAAAGGGTACCTATTCAAGTAAAGGAAAATCGATTATTTACACCCTAGAATTATAA
- a CDS encoding Fic family protein — translation MKYDFNIGQLSENTLQLMQSVHNKKQRLDMFRPIPHALLANIRENLNIEWTYNSNHIEGNTLTLQETRMVLEDGITVGGKSLNEHLEIVNHREAINYVESLVSSDYKLTERDVLDVHELVLNKIQKDFAGRFRTAGVRIGGANFIPPNALKVPDLITELIDWENTCTMDILEKVALFHHRFVWVHPFFDGNGRTVRLIMNLLLMKEGFPPAVILGVDRKRYYQALNLANTGNFDKLTFLIVQAIDRSLTIYLNSLEDTTGDFDAISNIVKEPDVPYGQEYISLLARQGKIEAYKEGRVWYTSKKSVENYLKGKKGKKS, via the coding sequence ATGAAATATGATTTTAATATAGGGCAGTTGAGCGAAAATACCTTGCAATTGATGCAATCTGTGCATAATAAAAAGCAAAGATTGGATATGTTTCGTCCTATTCCTCACGCTTTGCTGGCCAATATTAGAGAAAACCTGAATATAGAATGGACTTATAATTCCAATCATATTGAAGGGAATACACTCACCTTGCAAGAGACCCGAATGGTGCTTGAAGATGGGATTACCGTGGGTGGTAAATCTTTGAACGAGCATCTTGAGATTGTAAACCACAGAGAGGCCATAAACTATGTAGAGTCTTTGGTATCATCAGATTATAAACTTACTGAAAGAGATGTTTTGGATGTGCACGAATTGGTGCTCAATAAAATCCAAAAGGACTTTGCTGGAAGATTTCGTACGGCTGGTGTTCGTATTGGAGGGGCTAATTTTATACCTCCCAATGCGCTAAAAGTGCCCGATTTGATTACCGAATTGATTGACTGGGAGAATACTTGTACGATGGATATTCTTGAAAAAGTCGCCTTATTTCACCATCGATTTGTGTGGGTTCATCCTTTTTTTGATGGCAATGGCCGCACGGTTCGCTTGATAATGAATTTACTGCTAATGAAAGAAGGTTTTCCTCCTGCGGTGATATTAGGTGTAGATAGAAAGCGCTATTACCAAGCTTTGAATCTGGCCAATACAGGTAATTTTGATAAGCTGACGTTTCTGATTGTGCAAGCTATTGACAGATCTCTTACCATTTATTTAAACAGTTTGGAAGATACTACCGGTGATTTTGACGCTATTTCCAATATTGTCAAAGAGCCTGATGTGCCTTATGGTCAGGAGTACATTAGCTTGTTAGCACGTCAAGGAAAAATAGAAGCCTATAAAGAGGGTCGAGTATGGTACACCTCCAAAAAATCTGTTGAAAATTATCTAAAAGGAAAAAAAGGGAAGAAATCTTAA
- a CDS encoding DASH family cryptochrome has product MKYKRLLVWFRNDLRLHDHAALFSALEKSEEIIPVYCFDPRMFKETNLGFRKTGNHRAKFLLQAVENLKNNLQKVGSNLLILHGYPEDLIPQKAKELGVQAIYFSEEVTSEEKQVENALENAAYKLGIETASFWQITLFNLEDLPFPVNQTPEIFTQFRKECEKFSKVRKTFPAPKNIKSPTIEWGDFPILSKYGLENPAISSQAVMVFEGGEDEGIRRLQTYFWKNDCLKTYKETRNGLLGADYSSKFSPWLALGCLSPRYIFEEVKRYEKERKKNQSTYWLIFELIWRDYFRFIAKKHGNKIFQVSGIKNTVDNWNRSEKLFQKWTDGKTGIPFIDANMRELYSSGFMSNRGRQIVASFLVNDLNIDWRWGAAYFESQLIDYDVCSNWGNWMYVAGVGNDPRENRYFNILKQAHNYDRKGEYIRHWIPELDPIQGFDIHQPFELSTKQLKESGISLGGTYPHPIVNIPKF; this is encoded by the coding sequence ATGAAGTACAAGCGTTTATTAGTTTGGTTTAGAAATGACTTAAGGCTGCATGATCATGCAGCCTTATTTTCCGCATTAGAAAAATCGGAAGAGATTATCCCTGTTTATTGTTTTGATCCTAGGATGTTTAAAGAAACCAATCTAGGGTTTAGGAAAACTGGAAATCATAGAGCTAAATTTTTACTGCAAGCAGTTGAAAACTTGAAGAACAACCTTCAGAAGGTGGGCTCGAACTTATTGATATTGCATGGTTATCCTGAGGATTTAATTCCACAAAAGGCAAAAGAGCTTGGTGTGCAAGCCATATATTTTTCAGAGGAAGTAACATCTGAAGAAAAACAGGTTGAAAACGCATTAGAAAATGCAGCTTATAAACTTGGAATAGAAACAGCGTCTTTTTGGCAAATCACTTTATTTAACTTAGAGGATTTACCATTTCCCGTAAATCAAACTCCTGAAATTTTTACACAATTCAGAAAAGAATGTGAGAAATTCTCAAAAGTAAGAAAGACCTTCCCAGCACCAAAAAATATAAAATCACCAACAATAGAATGGGGAGATTTTCCTATTCTTTCAAAATATGGTTTGGAGAACCCTGCCATTTCATCTCAAGCTGTGATGGTGTTCGAAGGTGGAGAGGATGAAGGAATCAGGCGACTCCAAACTTACTTTTGGAAAAATGACTGCTTAAAAACGTATAAAGAAACTAGAAATGGTCTTTTAGGCGCTGATTACAGCAGTAAATTTTCTCCCTGGTTGGCTTTAGGATGTCTATCGCCTAGATATATTTTTGAAGAAGTTAAAAGGTACGAAAAGGAAAGAAAGAAAAATCAGTCTACTTATTGGTTGATTTTTGAGTTGATTTGGAGAGATTATTTCAGGTTTATTGCTAAGAAGCACGGGAACAAAATATTCCAAGTATCCGGTATCAAAAACACTGTGGATAACTGGAACAGAAGTGAAAAGCTTTTTCAAAAGTGGACTGATGGCAAAACAGGAATTCCATTCATTGACGCGAACATGAGAGAGCTGTACTCCTCAGGTTTTATGTCAAACAGAGGAAGACAGATCGTAGCTTCTTTTTTAGTCAATGATCTTAACATTGATTGGAGATGGGGGGCAGCGTATTTTGAGAGTCAATTGATAGATTATGATGTTTGCTCCAATTGGGGAAATTGGATGTATGTTGCTGGAGTTGGCAATGATCCAAGAGAGAACAGGTATTTCAACATCCTTAAGCAAGCGCACAATTACGATAGAAAAGGAGAGTATATTCGACATTGGATACCAGAACTTGATCCGATTCAGGGATTTGACATCCATCAACCTTTCGAGTTATCCACAAAACAGTTGAAGGAATCAGGCATTTCCCTTGGGGGAACTTATCCACATCCCATTGTCAATATACCCAAGTTTTAA
- a CDS encoding type II toxin-antitoxin system HicB family antitoxin: MKHLNHKGYTGSIEYSPEDSMLYGKVIGIQGLISYEGETGKLLEEDFKLAVESYLSDCKQNGISPEKPFKGSFNVRISSTLHQKAALLAMEAKTSLNNIVAEAIRLHIEKEAV; the protein is encoded by the coding sequence ATGAAACACTTAAATCATAAAGGATATACAGGAAGTATCGAATACAGTCCTGAGGATAGTATGCTATATGGAAAAGTAATCGGTATTCAGGGACTTATTTCATATGAAGGAGAGACTGGAAAGCTTCTAGAAGAAGATTTTAAGTTGGCTGTAGAGAGCTATTTATCAGATTGTAAACAAAATGGGATTTCTCCTGAGAAACCATTTAAGGGTAGTTTTAATGTAAGAATTTCTTCAACCTTACACCAAAAAGCTGCACTCTTGGCTATGGAGGCAAAAACATCTTTGAATAATATAGTAGCTGAGGCTATTAGATTACATATTGAGAAAGAGGCGGTGTGA
- a CDS encoding alpha/beta fold hydrolase, giving the protein MISFTKQGAGKPIILLHGFCETKEMWKIFSEQLSKSHKVYCLDLPGFGESSLKVSQLNLEEVAVTLHDWMEEQEIQKPIIIGHSLGGYVALAMAELMGSEIDGIGLFHSTAFADDQEKKHTRNKTITFIKKHGVEKFIDSFVPPLFSAQHQERLVEEIATLIQYGKKTAKKTVIAYIQAMRDRKDRFEVWKTFGGAKLMIAGTLDPAIKIEASKEHEPFATAYHELEGVGHMGMFEAKKPSLIYVLAFLEKGSTQI; this is encoded by the coding sequence ATGATCTCTTTTACCAAACAAGGCGCTGGAAAGCCAATCATCTTACTTCATGGATTTTGTGAAACGAAGGAAATGTGGAAAATTTTTTCAGAACAACTTTCAAAAAGCCACAAAGTCTATTGTCTTGATTTGCCCGGTTTTGGTGAGTCATCATTAAAAGTTTCACAATTGAACCTTGAAGAAGTAGCAGTTACCCTTCATGATTGGATGGAAGAACAAGAAATCCAAAAACCTATCATCATAGGCCATTCACTTGGTGGATACGTTGCTTTAGCCATGGCGGAGTTGATGGGTTCGGAAATTGATGGCATAGGATTGTTTCATTCCACAGCGTTTGCTGATGACCAAGAAAAAAAGCATACCCGGAATAAAACCATCACATTTATCAAAAAACATGGTGTGGAAAAGTTCATAGACTCTTTTGTACCCCCTCTCTTCTCCGCTCAGCATCAAGAACGATTGGTGGAAGAAATCGCAACCTTGATTCAATATGGAAAAAAGACAGCTAAGAAAACTGTCATCGCATACATCCAAGCCATGCGAGACCGAAAAGACAGATTTGAAGTGTGGAAAACTTTTGGAGGCGCAAAACTGATGATCGCCGGCACCTTAGATCCTGCTATAAAAATAGAGGCAAGCAAAGAACATGAACCTTTCGCTACTGCCTACCATGAATTAGAAGGAGTTGGTCACATGGGGATGTTTGAAGCGAAAAAGCCGAGTTTGATATATGTTCTGGCTTTTTTGGAGAAAGGTTCAACTCAAATATAA
- the dxs gene encoding 1-deoxy-D-xylulose-5-phosphate synthase, which produces MIITPGKLLAQIDSPADLKKFSKDQLIQISDELRQYIIDNVSIYGGHFGASLGVVELTVALHYVLNTPEDQLVWDVGHQAYGHKILTGRKNQFHTNRIYGGLSGFPKRKESEYDTFGVGHSSTSISAALGMAMASKYKGDKLKQHVAVIGDGSMTGGMAFEAMNHAGVSDTNLIIILNDNCMSIDPNVGALKDYLTDITTSHTYNKVKDEVWNLLGKFSKFGTSAQEVISKVEGAIKSTVLKQSNLFESLNLRYFGPVDGHDVNHLVEVLSDLRDIPGPKILHCVTVKGKGYAPAENGNKTTWHAPGLFDKVTGEIYKKTPTAPQAPKYQDVFGHTLVELAKENDKIMGITPAMPSGSSLNIMMKEMPDRAFDVGIAEQHAVTFSAGLATQGMIPFCNIYSSFMQRAYDQVVHDVALQNLQVVFCLDRAGFAGADGPTHHGAYDIAFFRCVPNMVVTAPMNEEELRNLMYTATQYEGPFSIRYPRGQGVMPEWRTPMREIPIGQGRIIKEGEEVAILTLGHIGNYAVEATEKLAEEGINPAHYDMRFVKPLDADLLHEVFGKFKKVITVEDGALMGGFGSAVVEWMTDHGYTSQVKRLGIPDTIVEHGEQIELHRECGFDPEGIADAVRELVEVQVRR; this is translated from the coding sequence ATGATAATTACCCCAGGTAAATTACTCGCTCAAATCGACTCCCCAGCTGATCTCAAGAAGTTTTCTAAAGATCAGCTTATCCAAATCAGCGATGAACTTCGCCAATACATAATAGATAATGTATCAATCTATGGAGGTCATTTTGGCGCAAGTTTGGGTGTTGTAGAATTGACAGTAGCACTTCATTATGTGCTCAACACACCTGAAGACCAATTGGTATGGGATGTAGGTCATCAAGCCTACGGGCATAAAATTTTAACTGGGCGAAAAAATCAATTTCATACAAACCGGATTTATGGGGGTTTATCTGGTTTTCCAAAAAGAAAAGAAAGCGAATACGATACTTTTGGGGTAGGTCATTCGAGCACCTCTATTTCTGCTGCTCTTGGCATGGCCATGGCATCAAAATATAAGGGTGATAAATTGAAGCAACACGTTGCTGTGATTGGTGATGGTTCGATGACTGGTGGGATGGCTTTTGAAGCTATGAACCATGCAGGTGTATCAGATACCAATTTGATCATTATCCTTAATGATAATTGCATGTCTATCGACCCAAATGTGGGTGCACTGAAAGATTATTTGACAGACATTACCACTTCACATACTTACAATAAAGTCAAAGACGAAGTTTGGAATTTGCTTGGAAAATTCAGCAAGTTTGGTACTTCTGCTCAGGAAGTGATCTCCAAAGTAGAAGGCGCGATCAAGTCCACTGTCTTAAAACAAAGTAATTTATTTGAATCCTTAAATCTCAGATATTTTGGTCCTGTCGATGGTCATGATGTCAATCATTTGGTAGAAGTGCTCTCTGACTTGAGAGATATTCCTGGACCAAAAATCCTTCACTGTGTCACAGTAAAAGGAAAAGGTTATGCACCTGCCGAAAATGGAAACAAAACCACTTGGCATGCACCGGGATTGTTTGATAAAGTAACAGGTGAGATTTATAAAAAAACTCCTACTGCTCCCCAAGCACCAAAATACCAAGATGTCTTTGGGCATACTTTGGTAGAATTGGCTAAGGAAAATGATAAAATTATGGGAATCACCCCAGCGATGCCCTCAGGTTCTTCTCTCAACATCATGATGAAAGAAATGCCTGACAGAGCATTTGATGTAGGAATCGCTGAGCAACATGCCGTGACTTTTTCTGCTGGCTTAGCAACTCAGGGTATGATCCCATTCTGTAATATTTATAGTTCCTTCATGCAGCGAGCTTATGATCAAGTTGTGCATGATGTAGCTTTACAAAATTTGCAAGTTGTATTCTGTTTAGACAGAGCGGGATTTGCTGGAGCGGATGGCCCGACACACCATGGTGCGTATGACATTGCTTTTTTCAGATGTGTTCCAAATATGGTCGTCACAGCTCCGATGAATGAAGAAGAGTTGAGAAACCTAATGTATACCGCTACGCAATACGAGGGTCCTTTCTCTATTCGATACCCAAGAGGTCAAGGCGTGATGCCGGAATGGAGAACACCAATGCGAGAAATTCCAATTGGACAAGGAAGAATCATCAAAGAAGGAGAAGAAGTAGCGATTTTGACTTTAGGACATATTGGAAATTATGCCGTAGAAGCAACAGAGAAACTTGCAGAAGAAGGTATAAATCCAGCGCATTATGATATGCGATTTGTGAAGCCACTGGATGCAGACTTGCTTCATGAAGTTTTTGGGAAATTCAAGAAAGTAATTACTGTCGAAGATGGTGCTTTAATGGGAGGATTTGGTTCTGCAGTTGTGGAATGGATGACAGACCATGGTTACACTTCTCAGGTTAAGAGACTAGGTATTCCTGATACCATCGTAGAACACGGTGAGCAAATTGAGCTTCACAGAGAATGTGGCTTTGATCCAGAAGGAATTGCAGATGCCGTAAGGGAGCTGGTTGAAGTTCAGGTTAGAAGATAA